GTCTGCATAAATCCACTTTGCATCTCTGATTTTGTCGATATTCAGGGAATAGACAGTCTTGCAGGCTGCTCCTACACGGAGGATAGCATCCTGAATTGTTACAGTTCCTAAAATTAAGTATGTGCCCCTTTTGCTCTGTCAGAGAAAAACCAGCGGATTCCATAATTTCTAAAATCCTGTCCTTTTTAATACGAAAGCAAAAACGTGTGGATAAGTAGCCGTCTGGCTTCAAAACCCTGTGCAATTCCTTCAGCACTGACTCCTTATCCTTAATCTCCGGAAGCACACCATAAAATAGAACCACATCCACACTATCATCACGCAAGCCG
Above is a genomic segment from Methanophagales archaeon containing:
- a CDS encoding methyltransferase domain-containing protein; this encodes GLRDDSVDVVLFYGVLPEIKDKESVLKELHRVLKPDGYLSTRFCFRIKKDRILEIMESAGFSLTEQKGHILNFRNCNNSGCYPPCRSSLQDCLFPEYRQNQRCKVDLCRRDGDAGSR